A window of Clostridia bacterium contains these coding sequences:
- the rpmJ gene encoding 50S ribosomal protein L36, producing MKVRPSVKPICEKCKVIRRRGRVMVICKNPKHKQRQG from the coding sequence ATGAAGGTTAGACCATCTGTGAAACCGATTTGTGAAAAATGTAAAGTGATTAGGCGCAGGGGTAGAGTCATGGTTATTTGTAAAAACCCTAAACATAAACAAAGACAAGGTTAG
- a CDS encoding adenylate kinase produces the protein MKIILMGPPGAGKGTQAEYLIEALNIPHISTGDMFRKAVKEGTALGIEAKRYMDAGQLVPDEVTIGIVRERLSEADCQAGFLLDGFPRTIPQADALGQILEDLGMKLKQVINIEVGQEVILKRLTGRRVCRDCGAIYHLHYNPSKTGEKCELCSGEIYQRDDDSEATVLNRLAVYEEQTSPLIEYYDAQGLLLNIYNLEGEKEIEEITREILAALGVK, from the coding sequence ATGAAAATAATTTTAATGGGACCACCTGGTGCAGGTAAAGGTACCCAAGCAGAATATTTAATTGAGGCTTTAAATATTCCTCATATTTCCACAGGGGATATGTTTCGCAAGGCAGTTAAGGAAGGCACAGCATTAGGTATTGAAGCTAAACGTTATATGGATGCAGGTCAATTAGTACCTGATGAAGTAACTATTGGTATTGTACGTGAAAGATTAAGTGAGGCAGATTGTCAAGCTGGTTTTCTCTTAGATGGCTTTCCGCGAACTATTCCTCAAGCAGATGCTTTAGGACAAATTTTGGAAGATTTGGGTATGAAACTTAAGCAAGTGATTAATATCGAAGTAGGTCAAGAAGTTATTTTAAAGCGTTTAACTGGTAGAAGGGTTTGTAGGGATTGTGGAGCCATTTATCATCTACACTATAATCCTTCAAAAACAGGAGAAAAATGTGAGTTGTGTTCAGGTGAGATTTATCAGCGAGATGATGATTCCGAGGCTACGGTATTAAACCGTTTGGCGGTTTATGAAGAACAGACTTCACCTTTAATCGAATACTATGATGCCCAAGGTTTATTGCTTAATATCTATAATCTTGAGGGGGAAAAAGAAATAGAAGAAATCACCCGGGAAATATTAGCTGCTTTGGGAGTTAAGTAA
- the map gene encoding type I methionyl aminopeptidase: MIILKSQRELQFMYAAGQVVAEAHRKIAQVIKPGITTLELNHIAEEFILSKGARPTFKGYNGFPKSICTSLNEEVVHGIPSLRELKDGDIISIDIGATLNGYVGDAAVTLPVGEIDDEAQKLLAVGKKALEVGINQAVIGNRLSDISHAIQTYVESNGFSVVREFVGHGVGQRMHEDPQIPNFGPPGRGPRLRAGMTLAIEPMVNVGTFEVQTLTDNWTVVTKDGKRSAHFEHSIAITEEGPWILTK; this comes from the coding sequence ATGATTATTTTGAAGTCTCAGCGTGAACTTCAATTTATGTATGCGGCTGGGCAAGTTGTGGCCGAAGCACATCGAAAAATAGCCCAAGTGATCAAACCAGGGATAACTACTTTGGAGTTGAATCATATTGCCGAGGAGTTTATTTTATCCAAAGGGGCACGACCGACTTTTAAAGGCTATAATGGCTTCCCCAAAAGTATTTGTACTTCGCTTAACGAAGAAGTGGTACATGGGATTCCCAGTTTAAGAGAGTTAAAAGATGGTGATATTATTAGTATTGACATTGGGGCGACTTTAAATGGTTATGTGGGGGATGCTGCAGTTACTTTACCAGTTGGTGAAATAGATGATGAGGCACAAAAACTTTTGGCAGTAGGAAAAAAGGCACTTGAAGTAGGTATAAATCAAGCTGTAATTGGTAATCGTCTGTCCGATATTTCCCATGCTATACAAACCTATGTGGAAAGCAATGGTTTTTCGGTGGTTAGAGAATTTGTAGGACATGGTGTTGGGCAAAGGATGCATGAGGATCCCCAGATTCCCAATTTCGGGCCCCCAGGTAGGGGACCGCGTTTAAGGGCGGGTATGACTTTAGCCATTGAACCTATGGTTAATGTGGGGACTTTTGAGGTGCAAACTCTTACTGATAATTGGACTGTGGTAACTAAAGATGGCAAGCGTTCCGCACATTTTGAACATAGTATTGCGATTACGGAAGAAGGACCTTGGATTTTAACGAAATAA
- the rpsD gene encoding 30S ribosomal protein S4, whose amino-acid sequence MARYTGPVCRLCRREGLKLYLKGERCYTDKCALDRRSYAPGQHGQYSRRKPSEYGLQLREKQKARRIYGVLERQFRNYFVKAARQKGITGENLIQFLERRLDNVVYRLGFAASRAEARQLVTHNHFTLNGHKANIPSILVKEGDLIQVKEKSLNSPKFIELKENLAHKTPPEWLDVDKENMTGRVVALPEKEHLDFPLEEHLIVELYSR is encoded by the coding sequence ATGGCTAGGTATACAGGACCGGTGTGTAGATTATGTCGTCGTGAAGGTCTTAAATTATATTTAAAAGGAGAACGCTGTTATACGGATAAATGTGCCCTTGATCGCAGAAGTTATGCACCTGGGCAGCATGGTCAATATAGCCGCCGTAAACCATCGGAATATGGTTTGCAGTTGCGGGAAAAACAAAAGGCACGCCGTATTTATGGTGTTTTGGAACGGCAATTTCGCAATTATTTTGTAAAGGCCGCACGACAAAAAGGAATTACTGGGGAAAATTTAATTCAATTCTTGGAGAGACGTTTAGATAATGTGGTTTATCGTCTTGGTTTTGCTGCGTCTCGTGCTGAAGCTCGTCAATTGGTTACCCATAATCACTTCACTCTTAATGGACACAAGGCAAATATTCCTTCCATTTTGGTTAAGGAAGGTGATCTGATTCAGGTTAAGGAGAAAAGTTTAAATTCACCTAAGTTCATCGAACTAAAGGAAAATCTGGCCCATAAAACTCCACCTGAGTGGTTAGATGTGGATAAGGAAAATATGACCGGCAGGGTTGTCGCTTTACCGGAAAAAGAGCATCTTGATTTTCCATTGGAAGAACACTTGATTGTGGAATTATATTCCAGATAA
- the infA gene encoding translation initiation factor IF-1, whose protein sequence is MSKEDVIEVEGTVLESLPNAMFRVELENGHKVLAHVSGKIRMHFIRILPGDRVTVELSPYDLTRGRITYRFK, encoded by the coding sequence GTGTCCAAAGAGGATGTAATAGAAGTAGAGGGTACCGTTCTGGAATCTCTTCCTAATGCTATGTTCCGCGTAGAATTGGAGAATGGGCATAAAGTTTTGGCTCATGTTTCCGGCAAAATACGGATGCATTTTATTCGTATTTTACCAGGTGATCGGGTTACAGTTGAACTTTCACCTTATGATTTAACCAGAGGCAGAATTACTTATCGGTTTAAATAA
- the rpsK gene encoding 30S ribosomal protein S11: MAKRTTRTKRRVRKHVEQGIAHIQSTFNNTIVTITDLQGNAVSWATAGSLGFKGSRKSTPFAAQMAAEQAAKTAVDHGMRKVEVYVKGPGAGREAAIRALQATGLEINVIKDVTPIPHNGCRPPKRRRV, encoded by the coding sequence ATGGCAAAACGTACTACCAGAACAAAACGTCGTGTACGTAAACATGTGGAACAGGGAATTGCCCATATTCAATCCACATTTAATAATACGATTGTTACCATTACGGATTTACAAGGTAATGCTGTTTCTTGGGCTACAGCAGGTAGTTTAGGTTTTAAGGGATCACGTAAAAGTACACCTTTTGCTGCCCAAATGGCTGCAGAACAAGCGGCTAAAACGGCGGTAGATCATGGTATGCGGAAAGTAGAGGTCTATGTTAAGGGACCGGGAGCAGGTCGTGAAGCCGCTATTAGAGCTCTACAGGCTACAGGCCTTGAAATTAATGTAATTAAGGATGTGACACCCATTCCTCATAATGGCTGTCGTCCACCAAAAAGAAGAAGAGTTTAA
- the rpsM gene encoding 30S ribosomal protein S13, whose translation MARIAGVDLPRDKRIEIGLTYIYGIGRSTALKICAETGINPDTRVKDLTENEVGKLRTIISKNYKVEGDLRREVSLNIKRLVEIASYRGIRHRRGLPTRGQRTKTNARTRKGPGKVVSVKRKK comes from the coding sequence ATGGCTAGAATTGCCGGAGTCGATTTGCCGCGTGATAAGCGGATTGAAATTGGCCTCACATATATTTACGGCATCGGGAGATCAACGGCTTTAAAGATTTGTGCAGAGACCGGTATAAATCCCGATACACGTGTTAAGGATTTAACTGAGAATGAAGTCGGTAAATTGCGGACTATTATCAGTAAAAACTATAAAGTAGAAGGTGATTTGCGGCGGGAGGTTTCTTTAAATATTAAGCGTTTGGTTGAAATCGCTTCTTATCGGGGAATCAGGCACCGCCGCGGATTACCGACACGGGGACAAAGGACCAAGACAAATGCTCGTACCCGTAAAGGACCAGGTAAAGTGGTTTCAGTTAAACGGAAAAAGTAA